In the Topomyia yanbarensis strain Yona2022 chromosome 3, ASM3024719v1, whole genome shotgun sequence genome, one interval contains:
- the LOC131693123 gene encoding LOW QUALITY PROTEIN: uncharacterized protein LOC131693123 (The sequence of the model RefSeq protein was modified relative to this genomic sequence to represent the inferred CDS: substituted 1 base at 1 genomic stop codon) has translation MDLEHLSPEELDFELMVRTVKGTKGQDHKWKISKLLQILSTEDAGGASAPTSSTHVLSDVDSIYKCQAKLPPIFQVLEAAFRQNDENQARLCRSRLMHYRFRLSIISDPMITSNASKTIAKINKTLERIEHLLGNLASKKVEEELPGDPDTQQRLKIAQLQSSIKDASQQQQLLEQELQQQLSQQLQQNKDGQIPEGQSTQYEQQYQQQNLQQQQELIGQHQQQQQRYQQLRLEQQRQEQQHQQLVNQMQQQQQQLEQQLHQEQVRRQQIEVQLQDQINRRIPVSGFQNNSISGYWDPQLHQESGILHQVPGLDHIPPHLLDDFLRFLRSQNRPSIPRTPNPQPSANRFTQPVHKWPFEYAGQPNIIQLGXFLNQVNTYADTEGMDEQTLLRSIKHLLKGRVLQWYTRAYLSLSTWEIFKAEIKQEFLPPNYSEIVKQDLYLRFQGPNEPFTNFYRDLVAAFEIVEPAISESEKLFIIKSHLNSDFSPIAAASRANKIRDLVAVCRDFEVSRSYSLRARTPFTSRTAWTKPEPSIFQRSTTNRMDNANRPTFNRQSFSTAQVNTMESSQDIDEELDSLRIQEREVLQQDMAFRNEAAANTVEEVNAVRMQNNWRERLSTNTGESPARENNNNNRDLASAIVCWQCENSGHTYPRCPNPKRYLFCYSCGKKGCTTRNCDACILRWKQLDTQHSGNRHWENPQ, from the coding sequence ATGGATTTAGAGCATCTTTCTCCAGAGGAACTGGACTTCGAGTTGATGGTAAGGACTGTAAAAGGAACGAAAGGCCAGGACcacaaatggaaaatttcaaaactactTCAAATTTTGAGTACAGAGGACGCCGGAGGAGCATCCGCACCAACATCATCGACGCACGTTCTCTCGGACGTCGATAGCATATATAAATGCCAAGCCAAACTTCCTCCAATTTTCCAAGTTTTGGAAGCCGCATTTCGCCAAAACGATGAAAATCAAGCGAGGTTATGCAGATCAAGACTGATGCATTACAGATTTAGGCTTTCCATTATATCGGATCCGATGATCACATCCAATGCCAGCAAAACGATAGCCAAGATAAACAAAACACTAGAGAGAATTGAACATCTTCTAGGCAATCTAGCTTCTAAAAAGGTGGAAGAAGAACTGCCTGGAGATCCAGATACACAGCAAAGGCTAAAGATCGCGCAGCTTCAATCAAGCATAAAAGACGCATCACAGCAGCAACAACTATTAGAACAGGAACTCCAACAACAGTTGTCTCAACAACTGCAGCAAAATAAAGACGGTCAAATTCCGGAAGGACAATCAACACAGTACGAGCAACaatatcaacagcaaaattTACAGCAACAGCAGGAGTTGATAGGTCAacaccaacagcagcagcaacgatACCAGCAACTTAGACTCGAACAACAAAGACAAGAACAACAACACCAGCAGTTGGTTAACCAGAtgcaacaacagcaacagcagttaGAACAGCAGCTACACCAAGAGCAAGTCAGACGGCAGCAGATTGAGGTGCAGTTACAGGATCAAATAAATCGACGAATTCCAGTTTCGGGGTTTCAGAACAACTCAATCTCAGGATATTGGGATCCACAGCTCCACCAAGAATCAGGAATACTTCATCAGGTACCAGGGCTGGACCATATTCCCCCTCACTTACTTGATGATTTCCTGCGGTTCTTAAGATCTCAAAACAGACCTAGTATACCTAGAACACCAAATCCACAACCATCTGCAAACAGGTTCACGCAGCCAGTACACAAATGGCCATTTGAATACGCTGGACAGCCCAACATCATACAGCTAGGTTAATTTCTAAATCAAGTGAATACCTATGCAGACACAGAAGGAATGGACGAGCAAACTCTGTTACGGTCCATCAAACATTTGCTAAAAGGGCGAGTACTTCAATGGTATACTCGTGCTTACCTTAGCCTTTCAACTTGGGAAATCTTCAAGGCCGAGATCAAACAGGAGTTTTTGCCGCCCAACTACTCAGAAATTGTAAAGCAGGACCTGTATTTGCGCTTCCAAGGTCCAAATGAACCGTTCACCAACTTCTACAGAGATTTAGTGGCAGCTTTTGAGATTGTGGAACCGGCAATATCGGAATCCGAGAAACTCTTCATCATTAAATCTCACCTAAATTCCGATTTCTCGCCAATAGCTGCAGCTTCACGAGCAAATAAAATTCGTGATCTAGTTGCCGTTTGCAGGGACTTTGAGGTCTCCAGATCTTACTCTTTACGAGCTCGCACCCCCTTCACATCTCGCACTGCTTGGACAAAACCTGAGCCCTCGATATTTCAGCGTTCGACCACCAACAGAATGGACAATGCAAATCGTCCAACTTTCAACAGACAGTCATTTAGTACCGCCCAAGTCAACACGATGGAATCAAGTCAAGACATCGATGAAGAGCTAGATTCACTTCGTATTCAGGAGCGTGAAGTTTTGCAGCAAGACATGGCATTTCGGAATGAAGCGGCAGCAAATACAGTAGAAGAGGTTAATGCGGTTCGGATGCAAAATAACTGGAGAGAACGATTATCCACCAACACAGGCGAAAGCCCGGCTAGAgaaaacaataacaataacagagATCTTGCTTCTGCAATCGTATGTTGGCAATGCGAAAATTCTGGTCACACCTACCCGAGATGTCCCAATCCGAAGCGATACCTTTTCTGTTACAGTTGCGGCAAAAAAGGATGCACTACGCGTAACTGCGATGCTTGCATCTTGCGTTGGAAGCAATTGGACACTCAGCATTCGGGAAACCGACACTGGGAGAACCCACAATAA